The following proteins are co-located in the Nocardioides piscis genome:
- a CDS encoding AMP-binding protein encodes MSSSTLRATSVHGILEAAVEADPDAPAVSFVDGPGFTRQQLLTEVRRVAAGLAAAGVAPGDRIAILVGNRPEFLVTYLAVSSLGAVSVPINTAMRGDVLTYMLEMVGPCRLVVEAEYYDAVPQELAGAGTVLSTWWIPSREGDQLPVGALAFSDLREAEPLRDSHESGHAELLSILFTSGTTGPSKGVMWSHRTALAFSENATWVMGYTAQDTIYTCLPLFHINALFTAFLAGLQQGAPVVVSPRFSASRFWREITDSGATVTNMLGAMGAILWKQEPQPEESTHRLRLAMVVPFPKRDHIAFEQRFGMLINELYGSTDTSIPIGTPHGERRPGSCGRPAPGWEVALVDAMDEPVPAGVPGELVTRPSRPFVGQLGYWSQPDKTWEAHRNAWFHTGDMLIQDDDGWFYFQDRLKDALRVSGENVSSFEVEQVLSSHPAVAEVAVFGVPSDLGEDSVMACVVTESGHQLEPSDLVDFAAGRLPYFAVPRYVDLVDQLPKTSTQKIRKQELRSRGISTTTWDGGQRRSSSAR; translated from the coding sequence ATGAGTTCCTCCACCCTCCGGGCCACGTCAGTCCACGGGATCCTCGAGGCCGCGGTCGAGGCCGATCCGGATGCACCCGCGGTGTCCTTCGTGGACGGACCTGGCTTCACGCGGCAACAGCTCCTGACCGAGGTACGGCGAGTGGCCGCTGGGCTGGCCGCCGCAGGGGTCGCGCCGGGTGACCGGATCGCGATCCTCGTCGGCAACCGTCCTGAGTTCCTGGTGACCTACCTGGCCGTCTCGTCGCTCGGCGCCGTCTCGGTGCCGATCAACACGGCGATGCGCGGGGACGTCCTGACCTACATGCTCGAGATGGTCGGGCCCTGCCGCCTGGTGGTGGAGGCGGAGTACTACGACGCGGTCCCCCAGGAGCTGGCAGGGGCCGGCACCGTGCTCTCCACGTGGTGGATCCCGAGCCGTGAGGGGGACCAGCTGCCCGTCGGGGCGCTCGCCTTCTCCGACCTCAGAGAGGCCGAGCCACTCCGCGACTCGCACGAGAGCGGGCACGCTGAGCTGCTCTCCATCCTCTTCACGTCCGGCACCACGGGCCCCTCGAAGGGCGTCATGTGGTCGCACCGGACCGCGTTGGCCTTCAGTGAGAACGCAACCTGGGTGATGGGATACACGGCGCAGGACACCATCTACACGTGCCTCCCGCTCTTCCACATCAATGCTCTCTTCACCGCCTTCCTGGCGGGTCTGCAGCAGGGTGCGCCGGTCGTGGTCTCACCGCGGTTCAGCGCGAGCCGCTTCTGGCGTGAGATCACCGACTCCGGCGCCACCGTGACCAACATGCTGGGCGCGATGGGAGCCATCTTGTGGAAGCAGGAGCCTCAGCCCGAGGAGTCGACCCACCGACTGCGACTGGCCATGGTGGTGCCGTTCCCCAAGCGCGACCACATCGCCTTCGAGCAGCGCTTCGGAATGCTGATCAATGAGCTCTACGGCTCGACCGACACCAGCATTCCCATCGGCACACCGCACGGGGAGCGTCGTCCCGGGTCCTGTGGGCGGCCGGCGCCCGGCTGGGAGGTGGCCCTGGTCGATGCCATGGACGAGCCCGTGCCGGCCGGTGTCCCCGGTGAGCTGGTCACCCGACCCTCGAGGCCCTTCGTCGGGCAGCTCGGCTATTGGAGCCAACCGGACAAGACCTGGGAGGCCCACCGCAACGCGTGGTTCCACACCGGCGACATGCTGATCCAGGACGACGACGGGTGGTTCTACTTCCAGGACCGGCTCAAGGACGCCCTTCGGGTCTCGGGCGAGAACGTGAGCAGCTTCGAGGTCGAGCAGGTCCTGTCGTCACACCCTGCAGTCGCCGAGGTGGCCGTGTTCGGCGTGCCGAGCGACCTCGGCGAGGACAGTGTCATGGCCTGTGTCGTCACCGAGAGCGGACACCAGCTGGAGCCGTCCGACCTCGTCGACTTCGCCGCGGGGCGGCTCCCCTACTTCGCCGTACCCCGCTATGTGGACCTGGTCGACCAGCTGCCCAAGACCTCGACCCAGAAGATCCGCAAGCAGGAGCTCCGCAGCCGTGGCATCTCGACCACGACCTGGGACGGCGGGCAGCGGCGCAGCTCCTCGGCCCGCTAG
- a CDS encoding AMP-binding enzyme, translated as MDVLGAEDPLVAFTDAHREHRLLALRTSGTAGSPRTVVRTTESWMESFPHVSALLGIDSSSRVWVPGPITATMNLFAAAHADWAGAALATGPHDATHAHLTPWALRRELATRPGDLAGLHVLTAGDRLERTTYDAARSVGAEVSHYYGAAELSFVAWGDHADALRPFPGVEVASRDGALWVRSPYTCQGYREDEHLLQRDAEGWVGVGDRGEVVDGFVRVHGRDGGITTGGATVLVADIERPLREQTTGDLAVVGLPHADLGEVVVAVVSRHDDVARLASHARRVLDPAQRPRRWLHLDPLPRNPTGKIDRVALAAEVAAMAARGGDE; from the coding sequence GTGGACGTCCTCGGGGCCGAGGATCCTCTCGTCGCCTTCACGGACGCCCACCGCGAGCACCGACTGCTCGCACTGAGGACGTCGGGGACCGCGGGGTCGCCGCGCACGGTCGTTCGGACGACTGAGTCCTGGATGGAGTCGTTCCCCCACGTGTCGGCGCTGTTGGGGATCGACTCCTCCAGCCGCGTGTGGGTCCCCGGCCCCATCACAGCGACGATGAACCTGTTCGCGGCGGCGCACGCCGACTGGGCGGGGGCGGCGCTCGCGACCGGGCCCCACGACGCGACCCATGCCCACCTCACCCCGTGGGCGTTGCGGCGTGAGCTCGCAACCCGACCCGGCGACCTGGCAGGACTGCACGTCCTGACCGCCGGTGACCGGCTCGAGCGCACGACGTACGACGCCGCGCGGAGCGTGGGCGCCGAGGTCAGCCACTACTACGGCGCCGCCGAGCTCTCGTTCGTCGCCTGGGGCGATCACGCCGATGCCCTGCGGCCGTTTCCCGGGGTCGAGGTGGCCAGTCGCGACGGTGCACTGTGGGTCCGGTCGCCCTACACCTGCCAGGGCTATCGAGAGGATGAACATCTCCTCCAGCGCGACGCGGAGGGTTGGGTGGGCGTGGGCGACCGCGGCGAGGTCGTCGACGGGTTCGTCCGGGTCCACGGACGCGACGGCGGCATCACCACGGGCGGCGCCACGGTCCTTGTCGCCGACATCGAGCGCCCGCTGCGCGAACAGACCACCGGCGACCTGGCGGTCGTCGGACTCCCCCATGCCGACCTGGGGGAGGTCGTGGTCGCCGTCGTCTCGCGCCATGACGACGTCGCGCGCCTGGCCTCCCACGCGCGTCGCGTGCTCGACCCGGCTCAGCGGCCGCGCCGCTGGCTGCACCTGGACCCGCTGCCCCGCAACCCCACTGGGAAGATCGACCGGGTCGCGCTCGCCGCAGAGGTCGCGGCAATGGCGGCGAGGGGTGGTGACGAATGA
- a CDS encoding AMP-binding protein, which yields MSSSSSESVALDVETLFDRRADKRWDRVCVADLVERLTWSTPDREALVAAPGACADPAYERLTFLQLDQLMNQVAHGLSDSGLGRGDRVVMVCENTVEGYAFKLAAAKVGVVVSPLNPNLAPDVVEHLLERIDPKLVVVDAELWPRVEAAFGAYGRTPDVTIEVGGAVIDGSRSFTDFVADRPTTEPEATVHGDDIWEILFTSGTTAMPKGVMGSHSSAVLAAHGFALTLTRGLRFEGDLKVATFLPMMYHVGHLVFALSAFAAGGSIVLGRAPDPVAIADAIDREKVTALWGDRPR from the coding sequence ATGAGTTCATCGTCGTCAGAGTCTGTCGCGCTGGATGTCGAGACCCTGTTTGACCGCCGTGCGGACAAGCGGTGGGACCGGGTGTGCGTCGCCGACCTCGTCGAGCGCCTCACCTGGAGCACCCCCGACAGGGAGGCCCTGGTCGCGGCCCCGGGGGCCTGCGCCGACCCGGCGTACGAGCGGCTCACCTTCCTCCAGCTCGATCAGCTCATGAACCAGGTTGCGCACGGCCTGAGCGACTCGGGGCTCGGTCGTGGTGACCGCGTGGTGATGGTCTGCGAGAACACGGTGGAGGGCTACGCGTTCAAGCTGGCCGCTGCCAAGGTCGGGGTCGTCGTCTCGCCGCTCAACCCCAATCTCGCCCCGGACGTGGTCGAGCACCTGTTGGAGAGGATCGACCCGAAGCTCGTGGTGGTGGATGCCGAGCTCTGGCCCCGCGTGGAGGCGGCGTTCGGGGCCTACGGCCGCACCCCCGACGTCACCATCGAGGTGGGCGGTGCCGTCATCGACGGCAGCCGCTCGTTCACCGACTTCGTCGCCGACCGTCCCACGACCGAACCCGAGGCGACCGTGCACGGCGACGACATCTGGGAGATCCTCTTCACCTCCGGGACCACCGCGATGCCCAAGGGCGTCATGGGCTCCCACTCGTCTGCCGTGCTGGCCGCGCACGGCTTCGCCCTGACGCTCACCCGTGGCCTGCGCTTCGAGGGTGACCTCAAGGTCGCGACGTTCCTGCCGATGATGTATCACGTCGGGCACCTGGTCTTTGCTCTCTCCGCGTTTGCCGCCGGAGGCTCCATCGTGCTGGGCCGAGCCCCGGACCCCGTCGCCATCGCGGACGCCATCGACCGGGAGAAGGTCACGGCACTGTGGGGGGATCGCCCGCGATGA
- a CDS encoding ABC transporter substrate-binding protein — translation MSQANQSGPIRRGRLALVGTATLCLSVLAACGGSGNGSAGPGGEDGIPDTVQLMASVPLTGPAAFAGAEAEKGYELAMEEINETGFLGDGVTLDIDIRDTQASVQKAASDFTSAVTDPEMTAVLGSLSSGEAVAQSPIAEQKKMPVVYIQAGSPGIVLGDYTYRFPVPMSEYYDILSQQVEEEGWKSIGIVYAPWIPTLKELGENAIPAMAEELGMEITSTVATQQTTQDFSAPIQQVLKTNPDVVSILQIGPANATAMKQLRQAGYDGKVLGNSSAGADTLLPAGPAGAGMLWPVDFDHASEDPATQEFVELYRDAHDGEDPFPYAAEAYDATWFIARAVKEADSAGREDVVAAMKALTEEPFTGALGTELSFEENSLKVKGVVIEWDGKEEQFLYAAQ, via the coding sequence ATGTCGCAAGCGAATCAGTCAGGTCCCATCCGACGGGGCCGCCTGGCGCTCGTCGGAACTGCCACTCTCTGCCTGTCCGTCCTGGCCGCCTGCGGAGGCAGCGGCAACGGCTCGGCAGGTCCGGGCGGTGAGGACGGGATCCCCGACACCGTGCAGCTCATGGCCAGCGTGCCGCTCACGGGACCGGCGGCCTTCGCCGGCGCGGAGGCCGAGAAGGGCTACGAGCTGGCCATGGAGGAGATCAACGAGACCGGGTTCCTCGGCGACGGGGTGACCCTGGACATCGACATCCGAGACACCCAGGCATCGGTCCAGAAGGCAGCCAGCGACTTCACGTCCGCCGTGACCGATCCCGAGATGACTGCTGTGCTCGGTTCCCTCAGCAGCGGCGAGGCGGTGGCCCAGTCGCCGATCGCCGAGCAGAAGAAGATGCCGGTGGTCTACATCCAGGCCGGCTCGCCGGGGATCGTGCTGGGTGACTACACCTATCGCTTCCCCGTGCCGATGTCGGAGTACTACGACATCCTCTCCCAGCAGGTCGAGGAGGAGGGCTGGAAGTCCATCGGCATCGTCTACGCCCCCTGGATCCCCACGCTCAAGGAGCTCGGCGAGAACGCCATTCCGGCCATGGCCGAGGAGCTGGGCATGGAGATCACCTCGACGGTGGCGACCCAGCAGACCACCCAGGACTTCAGCGCCCCCATCCAGCAGGTGCTCAAGACCAACCCCGACGTCGTGTCGATCCTGCAGATCGGCCCGGCCAACGCCACCGCGATGAAGCAGCTTCGCCAGGCCGGCTACGACGGCAAGGTCCTGGGCAACTCCTCCGCAGGGGCCGACACGCTCCTCCCGGCCGGTCCGGCCGGCGCGGGGATGTTGTGGCCGGTCGACTTCGACCACGCCTCCGAGGACCCCGCGACGCAGGAGTTCGTCGAGCTGTATCGCGACGCCCACGACGGGGAGGACCCCTTCCCCTACGCCGCTGAGGCCTACGACGCCACCTGGTTCATCGCCCGCGCCGTGAAGGAAGCCGACAGCGCCGGCCGCGAGGACGTGGTGGCTGCGATGAAGGCCCTGACCGAGGAGCCGTTCACCGGCGCCCTGGGAACAGAGCTCTCCTTCGAGGAGAACAGCCTGAAGGTCAAGGGCGTCGTCATCGAGTGGGACGGCAAGGAAGAGCAGTTCCTCTACGCCGCGCAGTGA
- a CDS encoding biotin transporter BioY: MSRSPSTSTNRDLALVAVFAGIVAVLGLVPAVSAFGGAVPITAQSLGVMLAGAILGPRRGAMALVVFLALVALGLPLLAGGRGGLGVFAGPSVGYLIGFPVAAYAVGAFTYAMAAPYRLPWGLAANLIGGVVILNVLGIIGMMARADLTLSAATAAAAVYIPGDVVKAVVCAMVARGVHAAYPGLLPERRSRRTSEHADASA, encoded by the coding sequence ATGTCCCGCAGCCCCTCCACGTCCACCAACCGCGATCTCGCGCTCGTCGCCGTCTTCGCCGGCATCGTCGCGGTGCTCGGCCTCGTCCCGGCCGTCTCTGCGTTCGGTGGCGCCGTGCCCATCACAGCGCAGTCGTTGGGCGTCATGCTGGCGGGCGCCATCCTCGGACCGCGGCGCGGCGCGATGGCGCTCGTCGTCTTCCTCGCCCTGGTCGCACTGGGGCTCCCGCTGCTCGCGGGCGGGCGCGGGGGGCTCGGCGTCTTCGCCGGACCGTCGGTCGGCTATCTCATCGGCTTCCCGGTCGCGGCCTACGCCGTGGGCGCCTTCACCTATGCGATGGCTGCGCCCTACCGGCTTCCGTGGGGCCTGGCCGCCAACCTGATCGGCGGCGTCGTGATCCTCAACGTCCTGGGCATCATCGGCATGATGGCCCGGGCGGACCTCACCCTGTCGGCTGCCACAGCCGCGGCTGCGGTCTACATCCCCGGGGACGTGGTCAAGGCAGTCGTCTGCGCGATGGTGGCGCGCGGCGTGCATGCGGCCTACCCGGGGCTGTTGCCGGAGCGTCGTTCGCGGCGCACGTCCGAGCATGCGGATGCCTCCGCCTGA
- a CDS encoding acyl-CoA dehydrogenase, with product MEETAAAGSPLLLLLVSAAISGEVIKEFGSVEQKQRWLPAMADGTDKIVFAITEPDAGSNTHQLSTRAVRDGDEWVLSGTKYYISGVDEASNLLVVARTGTADNGRGEMTLFVVPTDAEGLDRALIPVEVRAPEKQYTLTFDGVRVADDRRVGDVGAGMEIVFRGLNPERITGAAIETGIARYALAKASKYAREREVWGVPIGSHQGVSHPLAAAAVDVELARLMTAKAAWLHDHGLPAGEASNMAKYAAAEAALKALDTAIQTHGGNGLATEYGLAHLWGTARLLKVAPVSREMVLNFVATHTLGLPRSY from the coding sequence GTGGAGGAGACCGCTGCGGCCGGCAGCCCGCTCCTGCTGCTCCTTGTCTCGGCCGCGATCTCGGGCGAGGTCATCAAGGAGTTCGGGTCCGTCGAGCAGAAGCAGCGCTGGCTGCCCGCCATGGCGGACGGGACCGACAAGATCGTCTTCGCCATCACCGAGCCCGACGCCGGCTCGAACACCCATCAGCTCTCGACCAGGGCTGTGCGAGACGGGGACGAATGGGTCCTGTCGGGCACCAAGTACTACATATCCGGCGTGGACGAGGCCTCCAACCTCCTGGTCGTCGCGCGCACCGGCACGGCAGACAACGGTCGCGGCGAGATGACGCTGTTCGTGGTCCCCACGGACGCCGAGGGACTCGACCGGGCCTTGATCCCGGTCGAGGTCCGGGCTCCCGAGAAGCAGTACACGCTGACCTTCGACGGTGTCCGCGTGGCCGACGACAGGCGAGTCGGGGACGTGGGTGCGGGCATGGAGATCGTCTTCCGTGGGCTCAACCCTGAACGCATCACCGGTGCTGCGATCGAGACGGGCATCGCTCGCTACGCGCTGGCGAAGGCCTCGAAGTATGCCCGTGAGCGTGAGGTGTGGGGTGTGCCGATCGGCTCCCACCAGGGGGTCTCGCACCCGCTCGCGGCGGCTGCCGTGGATGTCGAGCTCGCGAGACTCATGACGGCGAAGGCAGCCTGGTTGCACGACCACGGGCTGCCAGCGGGAGAGGCGTCCAACATGGCCAAGTACGCCGCGGCGGAGGCCGCCCTGAAAGCCCTCGACACCGCCATCCAGACCCATGGGGGCAACGGGCTGGCCACCGAGTACGGCCTGGCGCACCTGTGGGGGACAGCACGCCTGCTGAAGGTTGCCCCGGTCAGCAGGGAGATGGTCCTCAACTTCGTGGCCACGCACACCCTTGGACTTCCGAGGTCCTACTGA
- a CDS encoding PaaI family thioesterase, producing the protein MSGSGARVTVSERFSNPLGHFHGGMVFCLLEWMAATAMPAPARTASIRIQIVRGAPQGTVLHLTAEPVHRGRTLGVVQVTSRDEAGRTCAVATVTRH; encoded by the coding sequence GTGTCCGGCAGCGGCGCTCGGGTCACCGTCTCCGAGCGGTTCTCCAATCCGTTGGGGCACTTCCACGGTGGGATGGTCTTCTGTCTGCTCGAGTGGATGGCCGCAACCGCGATGCCGGCTCCGGCGCGCACCGCATCGATCCGGATACAGATCGTCCGAGGCGCACCGCAAGGAACCGTGCTGCACCTCACCGCGGAGCCGGTGCACCGTGGCCGCACGTTGGGCGTCGTCCAGGTCACCTCCCGCGACGAGGCCGGCCGTACCTGCGCGGTCGCCACCGTGACGCGGCACTAG
- a CDS encoding branched-chain amino acid ABC transporter permease, with protein MTGFYDTNLVLIQGTLVAVLLALSVQVPLRFGIFSLAGVGSYGIGAYLSANLVLRYEMASVPTIVLTGLVTAIVGLVLGLVIYRLGGLYLAMATIAFDLMVAVVALNGGEWTGGPVGLFGIFSDLTMGIMVAVVAMCVVAIHLTERGKLARRITAVREDIELASSVGTNVRAYRLAAFVVSGFIGGVAGSLNTLTRYAVGLQDVSFHLVIVALTMIIVGGALSWRGAVIGAVLFTWLPEVLAFVGDWQELVYGVIVALAGIFLPTGLYGLWGRARRRITSRRDKSSTVGTTKSSSDQAGHHSKTAAHPSPDRKVAPR; from the coding sequence ATGACCGGCTTCTACGACACCAACCTGGTGCTGATCCAGGGGACGCTCGTGGCAGTCCTGCTCGCCCTGAGCGTCCAGGTCCCCTTGCGGTTCGGGATCTTCTCCCTGGCCGGTGTCGGGTCCTACGGGATCGGTGCCTACCTGTCGGCCAACCTCGTCCTTCGCTACGAGATGGCGTCCGTGCCCACGATCGTGCTCACGGGCCTCGTCACGGCGATCGTCGGTCTGGTGCTGGGGCTGGTCATCTATCGCCTCGGCGGGCTCTACCTGGCGATGGCGACGATCGCGTTCGACCTGATGGTCGCCGTGGTGGCGCTCAACGGGGGCGAGTGGACCGGCGGCCCGGTCGGGCTCTTCGGGATCTTCAGCGACCTGACCATGGGGATCATGGTCGCCGTGGTGGCGATGTGCGTGGTCGCCATCCACCTGACCGAGCGAGGCAAGCTGGCTCGGCGGATCACCGCCGTACGCGAGGACATCGAGCTCGCGTCCTCGGTCGGCACCAACGTGCGCGCCTATCGGTTGGCAGCGTTCGTGGTGAGTGGATTCATCGGTGGTGTAGCCGGTTCCTTGAACACGCTGACCCGCTACGCGGTCGGTCTCCAGGACGTGAGCTTCCACCTCGTGATCGTCGCCCTGACCATGATCATCGTCGGTGGTGCCCTCTCGTGGCGCGGAGCCGTCATCGGCGCGGTCCTCTTCACCTGGCTGCCCGAGGTCCTTGCGTTCGTGGGGGACTGGCAGGAGCTCGTCTACGGCGTGATCGTCGCGTTGGCCGGGATCTTCCTGCCGACCGGGCTCTACGGCCTGTGGGGTCGTGCTCGTCGGCGGATCACCTCTCGCCGGGACAAGTCCTCGACAGTCGGGACCACGAAGTCGAGCAGCGACCAGGCCGGTCACCACTCGAAGACAGCCGCACACCCGAGTCCGGACCGGAAGGTGGCACCCCGATGA
- a CDS encoding ABC transporter ATP-binding protein: protein MSASPDSPDSPDGTAEVPVLETRDLAVHYGGIKAVDGISMSLRPGLISGIIGPNGSGKSTLVAALTRLTHLTRGEIYSAGERYDHLPPGKIAGLGIARTFQTVRLLPELTVAENVMLGNDSVAEGGLRGLAGLRGRLGRRSRSANPVVEEALERTGLDAFRDALPGDLSYGTQRRVEIARAIAMRPRLLLLDEPTAGMNQAERGEISRLMMQLRDEGLAQLLIEHDVQMMLDTCDHIFAMAQGRLLTEGRPKDVVGDERVQEAYLGKNWRGHVGTR from the coding sequence ATGAGCGCCAGCCCAGACAGCCCAGACAGCCCAGACGGCACCGCCGAGGTGCCGGTGCTCGAGACCAGGGACCTCGCGGTCCACTACGGCGGGATCAAGGCGGTCGACGGCATCTCGATGTCACTGCGGCCCGGTCTGATCTCCGGAATCATCGGGCCCAACGGCTCGGGCAAGAGCACGCTCGTGGCGGCGCTGACCAGGTTGACGCACCTGACCCGCGGTGAGATCTATTCGGCCGGCGAGCGCTACGACCACCTGCCTCCGGGCAAGATCGCGGGACTCGGCATCGCCCGGACGTTCCAGACCGTTCGTCTGCTCCCCGAGCTCACCGTCGCCGAGAACGTCATGCTCGGCAACGACTCGGTCGCCGAGGGTGGTCTGCGTGGACTCGCCGGGCTCCGTGGCCGGCTCGGACGTCGCAGTCGATCCGCGAACCCCGTCGTCGAGGAGGCCCTGGAGCGCACTGGCCTCGACGCATTCCGCGACGCACTGCCCGGTGACCTGTCCTACGGCACCCAGCGGCGGGTGGAGATCGCCCGCGCCATTGCGATGCGGCCCCGCCTGCTGCTTCTCGACGAGCCGACGGCCGGGATGAACCAGGCCGAGCGAGGAGAGATCTCGAGGCTGATGATGCAGCTGCGCGACGAGGGGCTGGCGCAGCTGCTGATCGAGCACGACGTCCAGATGATGCTCGACACGTGCGACCACATCTTCGCGATGGCGCAGGGGCGACTGCTGACCGAGGGTCGACCCAAGGACGTGGTCGGCGACGAACGGGTCCAAGAGGCCTACCTCGGCAAGAACTGGAGGGGCCATGTTGGAACTCGCTGA
- a CDS encoding branched-chain amino acid ABC transporter permease gives MQEVVGAVSLGSIYLMFALGLSAAWGTIGILNFAHGSIFMFSVFVSHQALQVTDIPIVGLALIAVVVGALLSFLTQALAFDQIIKRSANEHAAETRILIGGIGVAMIPLAIAAHVTKNSPFGLQSAATGIEVWQLGGVRISSVQVATIVCALTIAAALGVWLRRSRQGLALRSLGVDTEVASLMGIDRRRLAWGTMAFAGGLAGLAGILLTLNLGAITAESGDSLLIKAFACVVLGGVGSTLGVVTGCFMLAFAETWVLTQTGGLWVEAVSFGLIFAVLLLRPQGIFGREEVRRV, from the coding sequence GTGCAAGAAGTCGTAGGAGCCGTCAGTCTCGGCTCGATCTATCTGATGTTCGCCCTCGGGCTGAGCGCAGCATGGGGAACCATCGGGATCCTCAACTTCGCCCACGGCTCGATCTTCATGTTCTCGGTGTTCGTCTCCCACCAGGCGCTCCAGGTCACCGACATCCCGATCGTGGGCCTGGCGCTCATCGCGGTCGTCGTCGGCGCACTGTTGTCGTTCCTCACCCAGGCGTTGGCGTTCGACCAGATCATCAAGCGGTCCGCCAACGAGCATGCAGCCGAGACAAGGATCCTCATCGGCGGGATCGGCGTCGCGATGATTCCGCTCGCGATCGCCGCCCACGTCACGAAGAACTCTCCCTTCGGCCTCCAGTCGGCAGCCACCGGCATCGAGGTCTGGCAGCTCGGTGGTGTCCGGATCAGCAGCGTCCAGGTGGCCACGATCGTCTGCGCCCTTACCATCGCCGCGGCGTTGGGCGTGTGGCTGCGTCGCTCGCGCCAGGGCCTGGCCCTGAGGTCCCTGGGCGTCGACACGGAGGTCGCCTCCCTGATGGGCATCGACCGGCGACGGCTGGCCTGGGGCACGATGGCCTTCGCCGGCGGCCTCGCGGGCCTGGCAGGCATCCTGTTGACGCTCAACCTCGGCGCCATCACCGCCGAGAGTGGCGACAGCCTGCTCATCAAGGCGTTCGCGTGCGTCGTCCTGGGCGGCGTGGGCAGCACTCTCGGCGTGGTCACCGGTTGTTTCATGCTGGCCTTCGCCGAGACGTGGGTCCTGACCCAGACAGGTGGTCTGTGGGTCGAGGCGGTCTCGTTCGGCCTCATCTTCGCGGTGCTCCTGCTGCGGCCCCAAGGCATCTTCGGGCGCGAAGAGGTGCGTCGCGTATGA
- a CDS encoding TetR/AcrR family transcriptional regulator — translation MAQRTRDPARREKILDAAAGLLADSGYHTVSMAEIGERAGITGSGIYRHFESKSAILVVLFEQVIDDLLAQGRAAVEGNADLRAALDELITGQVDFVVSKRHLAQVYHNDISNLPREDQVRLRRKQRLYLEEWVHVFGELEGLDEPMTRTKVHIAIGAIQAVLFHQVTLPDDVLRETLTQAACAVLGLDLTGPG, via the coding sequence TTGGCACAACGCACGCGTGACCCCGCCCGCAGGGAGAAGATCCTCGACGCTGCCGCGGGGCTCCTGGCCGACAGCGGCTATCACACCGTGTCGATGGCGGAGATCGGAGAACGCGCCGGCATCACGGGGTCAGGCATCTACCGCCACTTCGAGAGCAAGTCCGCGATCCTGGTGGTGCTCTTCGAGCAGGTCATCGACGACCTGCTGGCGCAGGGACGGGCAGCGGTGGAGGGCAACGCCGATCTCCGGGCGGCCCTCGACGAGCTCATCACAGGACAGGTCGACTTCGTCGTCAGCAAGCGCCACCTCGCGCAGGTCTACCACAACGACATCTCCAACCTGCCCCGCGAGGACCAGGTGCGCCTGCGCCGCAAGCAGCGGCTCTACCTCGAGGAGTGGGTCCACGTCTTCGGGGAGCTCGAGGGCCTGGACGAGCCGATGACACGGACCAAGGTCCACATCGCGATCGGCGCCATCCAGGCAGTGTTGTTCCACCAGGTGACCCTGCCCGACGACGTGCTGAGGGAGACCTTGACCCAGGCGGCGTGCGCGGTGCTGGGTCTCGACCTGACAGGGCCCGGCTAG
- a CDS encoding class I adenylate-forming enzyme family protein: MMKALADVLEGGERDASSLTVAVYGWAALPPAVLKTLKKHAPALEVVEIFGQTESISCHRFWPGMWPEVYEATAPQQNYVGLPSPLLASRIFDQEGRPVDLPGEAGEAVYRSPVMTAGYYKDEAATREALRGGWFHSGDSCLFDDDGLRVMVDRYKDLVKSGGENVSTIRVESVLSMHPGVQKVAVVGVPDERWGEAVTAVVVPVVDGGVTAEELIAFGRERLAGFETPKEVIFVDALPETVGGKVMKYRIRQSLQS; encoded by the coding sequence ATGATGAAGGCACTCGCCGACGTCCTGGAGGGTGGCGAGCGCGACGCGTCCTCGCTCACGGTCGCGGTCTACGGGTGGGCGGCTCTGCCGCCGGCTGTCCTGAAGACCTTGAAGAAGCACGCTCCCGCCCTCGAGGTCGTCGAGATCTTCGGTCAGACCGAGTCGATCTCCTGCCACCGGTTCTGGCCGGGCATGTGGCCCGAGGTCTATGAGGCCACGGCGCCCCAGCAGAACTACGTCGGACTGCCCAGCCCGTTGCTGGCCTCGCGCATCTTCGACCAGGAGGGCAGGCCGGTCGACCTGCCGGGCGAGGCGGGCGAGGCCGTCTACCGCTCCCCGGTGATGACGGCCGGCTACTACAAGGACGAGGCAGCCACCCGGGAGGCGTTGCGGGGCGGCTGGTTCCACTCCGGCGACAGCTGCCTGTTCGACGACGACGGCCTGCGGGTGATGGTGGACCGCTACAAGGACCTGGTGAAGTCCGGTGGGGAGAACGTCTCCACCATCCGGGTCGAGTCCGTGCTCTCCATGCACCCGGGCGTTCAGAAGGTCGCCGTCGTCGGTGTCCCCGACGAGCGGTGGGGCGAAGCCGTGACGGCGGTGGTGGTCCCCGTCGTGGACGGAGGCGTCACGGCCGAGGAGCTCATCGCCTTCGGACGCGAGCGTCTGGCCGGCTTCGAGACCCCCAAGGAGGTCATCTTCGTCGACGCGCTGCCCGAGACCGTCGGCGGCAAGGTGATGAAGTACCGCATCCGCCAGTCCCTGCAGTCCTGA